The nucleotide sequence GATCGCCGGGCCAGAGTTCGGCCAGTATCTCCGGTTCCACTTCCTCCAGTATCCGGTTGACCGCGAAAGCCGCCAGCAGGATATCATCCAGCAGGCCCAGCGGCCCCAGAAGGCCCTCGGGCAGAAGGTCGAGCGGGCTGGACAGGTAGGCCGCCACAACCGCCACCTTGATCCTAAGGCTCCGCGGCACCCGTGTGTCCAGAAGCACCCGGCCGGTAAGCGCGAGGATATCGGGCAGCAGCAGCGCCAGACCTGTCACCGCCGGGGCCGCCGCGCCAAGGTGCTTGCCGGCCCAGG is from bacterium and encodes:
- a CDS encoding DUF1232 domain-containing protein; this translates as MSGFYDSVRGRLTAWAGKHLGAAAPAVTGLALLLPDILALTGRVLLDTRVPRSLRIKVAVVAAYLSSPLDLLPEGLLGPLGLLDDILLAAFAVNRILEEVEPEILAELWPGDPERLESLRELSAVVVGAFTARLGAGLTRWFGVHTHAAPEREHPGSSLSLISESRESEEDPVQRARAAGL